One window from the genome of Salvia splendens isolate huo1 chromosome 9, SspV2, whole genome shotgun sequence encodes:
- the LOC121747755 gene encoding cell division control protein 48 homolog E-like — protein sequence MSNQPGPSDPNAKKDFSTAILERKKAANRLVVDEAINDDNSVVSLHPDTMEKLQIFRGDTILIKGKKRKDTVCIALAEDSCEQPKIRMNKVVRNNLRVRLGDVVSVHLCPDVKYGKRVHILPVDDTIEGVTGNLFDAYLKPYFLESYRPVRKGDLFLVRGGMRSVEFKVVETDPSEYCVVAPDTEIFCEGDPVRREDEDRLDEVGYDDVGGVRKQMAQIRELVELPLRHPQLFKSIGVKPPKGILLYGPPGSGKTLIARAVANETGAFFFCINGPEIMSKMAGESESNLRKAFEEAEKNAPSIIFIDEIDSIAPKREKTHGEVERRIVSQLLTLMDGLKARAHVIVMGATNRPNSIDPALRRFGRFDREIDIGVPDEVGRLEVLRIHTKNMKLAEDVDLERISKDTHGYVGADLAALCTEAALQCIREKMDVIDLEDDSIDAEILNSMAVSNEHFQTALGTSNPSALRETVVEVPNVSWEDIGGLENVKRELQETVQYPVEHPEKFEKFGMSPSKGVLFYGPPGCGKTLLAKAIANECQANFISVKGPELLTMWFGESEANVREIFDKARQSAPCVLFFDELDSIATQRGSSVGDAGGAADRVLNQLLTEMDGMNAKKTVFIIGATNRPDIIDPALLRPGRLDQLIYIPLPDEESRYQIFKSCLRKSPVSKDVDLRALAKYTQGFSGADITEICQRAVKYAIRENIEKDIEREKRRSENPEAMEEDVEDEYAEIKPTHFEESMKFARRSVSDADIRKYQAFAQTLQQSRGFGAEFRFTEQTGGGAAAAADPFAAGSGAADDDDLYS from the exons ATGAGCAATCAGCCAGGGCCATCCGATCC CAACGCGAAGAAAGACTTCAGCACTGCGATTTTGGAGAGGAAAAAGGCGGCGAACCGGTTGGTGGTGGATGAGGCTATAAACGATGACAATTCTGTAGTTTCTCTTCATCCTGATACTATGGAGAAACTCCAGATTTTCCGCGGAGATACAATTTTGATCAAG ggtaagaaaagaaaagatactgTCTGCATCGCCCTTGCTGAGGATTCCTGTGAGCAACCAAAGATTCGGATGAATAAGGTTGTCCGAAACAATCTCAGAGTTAGACTAGGAGATGTCGTTTCCGTGCACTTATGTCCTGATGTGAAGTATGGGAAGCGAGTCCACATTCTCCCTGTGGATGACACCATTGAAGGGGTTACTGGAAACCTTTTTGATGCTTACCTGAAAC CATATTTCCTTGAGTCATACCGGCCTGTGAGGAAGGGTGATTTGTTTCTTGTGAGAGGAGGAATGAGAAGCGTAGAGTTCAAGGTCGTTGAAACTGATCCTTCCGAATACTGTGTTGTCGCCCCTGATACGGAGATCTTCTGTGAAGGAGACCCTGTAAGAAGGGAGGATGAGGATAGGTTGGATGAAGTTGGTTACGATGATGTGGGTGGTGTTCGTAAACAGATGGCTCAGATTCGTGAATTGGTAGAGCTGCCACTTAGGCACCCACAGCTTTTTAAGTCAATCGGAGTGAAGCCTCCAAAAGGAATTCTGCTTTATGGTCCTCCTGGATCTGGGAAAACCTTGATTGCCCGAGCTGTGGCCAACGAGACTGGTGCTTTCTTCTTCTGTATTAATGGACCAGAGATAATGTCGAAAATGGCTGGAGAAAGTGAAAGTAACCTCAGGAAGGCCTTTGAGGAAGCTGAGAAGAACGCGCCTTCTATCATATTTATTGATGAAATCGACTCCATAGCTCCCAAGAGAGAGAAAACCCATGGAGAAGTAGAAAGGAGAATCGTATCCCAACTCCTGACATTGATGGATGGGCTCAAGGCTCGTGCCCACGTTATTGTGATGGGTGCTACAAACCGTCCCAACAGCATTGACCCTGCTCTTAGAAGGTTTGGGAGGTTTGATAGGGAAATAGACATTGGCGTTCCTGATGAAGTAGGGCGCCTCGAGGTGCTTCGTATCCACACAAAGAACATGAAACTTGCTGAAGAT GTTGATTTGGAGAGAATTTCCAAGGATACACATGGCTATGTTGGTGCCGATTTAGCTGCTTTGTGCACTGAGGCTGCCCTTCAATGCATTAGGGAGAAAATGGATGTGATAGACTTGGAAGACGATTCCATTGATGCTGAGATACTGAACTCCATGGCTGTCAGCAATGAGCATTTTCAGACTGCTCTTGGAACGAGCAACCCCTCTGCTCTCCGTGAAACG GTTGTTGAAGTGCCCAATGTCAGTTGGGAAGACATCGGAGGCCTTGAAAATGTCAAGCGTGAGCTCCAAGAG ACGGTTCAATATCCGGTTGAGCATCCCGAGAAGTTTGAGAAATTTGGAATGTCGCCCTCAAAGGGAGTTCTTTTCTATGGTCCGCCTGGATGTGGAAAAACTTTGCTGGCCAAGGCTATCGCGAACGAGTGCCAGGCGAACTTCATCAGTGTCAAGGGGCCTGAATTGCTCACTATGTGGTTCGGAGAGAGTGAAGCGAATGTCAGAGAGATTTTCGACAAGGCTCGCCAATCTGCTCCTTGTGTCCTATTTTTCGATGAGTTGGACTCCATTGCTACTCAG AGAGGAAGCAGTGTAGGAGATGCTGGTGGCGCTGCCGATCGTGTGTTGAATCAACTCCTGACAGAAATGGATGGTATGAACGCCAAAAAGACTGTCTTCATCATTGGTGCCACCAACAGGCCCGACATCATCGATCCCGCCCTCCTCCGCCCGGGCCGTCTCGATCAGCTCATCTACATCCCTCTTCCCGACGAGGAATCCCGCTATCAAATCTTCAAGTCGTGCTTGAGAAAGTCGCCCGTCTCCAAAGACGTCGACCTGAGAGCCCTCGCCAAGTACACACAAGGATTCAGCGGCGCCGACATTACCGAGATATGCCAACGCGCGGTCAAGTATGCCATCCGAGAAAACATCGAAAAG GATATCGAGAGGGAGAAGCGAAGGAGCGAGAACCCCGAGGCCATGGAGGAAGACGTCGAGGACGAGTATGCCGAGATCAAACCCACACACTTCGAAGAATCGATGAAGTTTGCTCGGAGGAGCGTGAGTGACGCCGACATACGCAAGTACCAGGCGTTCGCACAGACCCTGCAGCAGTCGAGGGGATTCGGCGCAGAATTCCGGTTCACAGAGCAGACCGGGGGCGGCGCTGCGGCTGCCGCAGACCCTTTTGCAGCAGGCTCCGGTGCAGCTGATGATGACGATCTCTACAGTTAA
- the LOC121747756 gene encoding ribosome biogenesis regulatory protein homolog yields MEEAQYEVDLGNLMAFDQHHQFASPPVSREEIVKETTEQATKLVQAVADALFSLPSTEDPDGPLVKLPEPTTKLPREKPLPKPRPPTQWEVFAQQKGIQKRKKEKMAYDEQTGTWKRLHGYDRVNDDNDIPIIEAKATDEPGTDPFAERRKEKKSRVDKQEGNRLKNLKNAQKAGALPSHIQLAATALPITGTQSQPKRVSKDVLQNVAGMAATATASGGKFDKKLPGEKPLKHEKKYRKYLPAVEGSGMGTIEKQQTESVLNRLMSKHSHQILNVEKAVNMHNAKKEKNQRRQGGQSSNSGKFKANKKSFKKTSKKGPSSSKGKSK; encoded by the exons ATGGAGGAAGCACAGTATGAAGTCGATTTGGGCAACCTTATGGCCTTCGACCAGCACCATCAATTCGCATCTCCACCAGTTTCCAg GGAGGAGATTGTAAAGGAAACAACTGAACAGGCTACGAAATTGGTTCAAGCAGTTGCAGATGCTCTTTTCAGTCTGCCTTCGACGGAGGATCCCGACGGCCCGCTCGTCAAGTTGCCTGAACCTACTACCAAATTGCCCAGAGAAAAGCCT cTTCCGAAGCCTAGACCTCCTACACAGTGGGAAGTGTTTGCCCAACAGAAAG GTATTCAAAAGCGGAAGAAGGAAAAAATGGCCTACGATGAGCAAACCGGTACTTGGAAGCGGCTCCATGGTTATGATCGTGTTAATGATGACAATGATATACCAATCATTGAGGCCAAGGCTACTGATG AACCCGGAACCGATCCTTTTGCCGAGAGACGCAAGGAGAAGAAAAGCAGAGTTGACAAACAGGAGGGTAATCGATTAAAGAACCTGAAAAATGCACAGAAAGCAGGTGCCTTGCCAAG CCATATTCAACTTGCTGCGACTGCGTTACCTATAACAGGAACACAATCACAACCTAAGCGAGTTAGCAAAGATGTTTTACAAAATGTCGCTGGCATGGCAGCAACTGCAACAGCGAGTGGAGGGAAATTTGACAAGAAATTGCCAGGGGAAAAGCCTCTGAAGCATGAAAAGAAGTATAGGAAG TATCTACCGGCCGTGGAAGGATCAGGAATGGGAACCATTGAAAAACAGCAGACTGAGAGTGTCTTGAACAGGTTGATGTCCAAGCACTCTCACCAGATACTCAATGTAGAAAAG GCTGTGAACATGCACAATGCGAAGAAAGAGAAGAACCAAAGGAGACAAGGTGGGCAATCATCAAACTCAGGCAAGTTTAAGGCGAACAAGAAATCTTTCAAGAAAACGTCGAAGAAAGGTCCCTCCTCAAGTAAAGGAAAATCAAAATGA